Proteins from one Ananas comosus cultivar F153 linkage group 5, ASM154086v1, whole genome shotgun sequence genomic window:
- the LOC109710406 gene encoding polyadenylation and cleavage factor homolog 4, translated as MQMESSHRSAAMDRSRAPNLKKPRLSPDAAAPAHNRDRAFAAAAPPQRGGAHAAAAAAGASRPRAAERDERDDPMRGRESLQQQQQQQQELVAQYKTALAELTFNSKPIITNLTIIAGENLHAAKAIAATICANVLEVPSEQKLPSLYLLDSIVKNIGRDYIRYFAARLPEVFCKAYNQVDPSIHPSMRHLFGTWKGVFPPAPLQAIEKEIGFQPLINGSSGPSISRPDSQPQRPSHSIHVNPKYLEARQRLQQSTKGREIGKDDVNTSINSGDAVERSDRPAVDGSTGRWTDVLNNRPNMQHPQRDLLNDPIHVKKEVKDVRCPDFPSDISQQPELGVGRVGERLRGREVFERQFGGFNIGASGSEILRKNSLDVNKDLRASVSVRSDVNLERSSRPSSKNWKNTEEEEFVWGDMNSQPTDYGGSNIRRKGDWNAENSNKLTGLHMNKWMPLETDHQGSHLNKLESFFRIGKNSGQDGKVPLFKDHEDYLSHLQTKYAPNARIDRETPSQLLSEGGRAAEAHTFLERVPHEAPLLDSGLDHNSARFPSKSEERPVSYGGSLSASISSSLPISGSLSHHTVPSSLGSLTNLISRSGDSYGQQRKQYLHPPSPSVHSPPSSSVPFPHKPPNKAEPDAFWSKPSQMGQKPFSSFHSQLGSPMPFQPQKTVKFSGTSESNKTANETSGQPSASDLLAALMKSGPNPISNPQNINIQPPLPTGPPPIHALSSHGNSAPAPVPPPMNNTVLPPLPPGPPPPSSLVRTASHISNNNTGSVGNPLSSLLRSLVAKGLISSPATETPAATIAQPSHKVPNIVLSTSTTTAVQPFSAKESPAESVAPIAAALSQSTETKMQVLIGVDFKSEIMREYHPMVIESLFDSLNHQCRICGLRFGLEEQLHGHLEWHASKKLMSNDFSSVTRKWYADTSRWIAGSVEPQIGQMKPTSSGDDVVGSVEEQCEMMVPADENQIICALCGEPFEDVYSHERDEWMYKDTVYLNLPSNQSGIRYMDVNKGQGPIVHAKCISRSSTNDLEVGDLNKGRG; from the exons ATGCAGATGGAGAGTTCCCACAGATCCGCCGCCATGGATCGCTCCCGAGCTCCCAATCTCAAGAAGCCTAGGCTGTCCCCCGACGCCGCCGCACCCGCCCACAATCGGGACCGCGCGTTCGCGGCGGCGGCACCGCCGCAGAGGGGCGGCGCCcatgcagcggcggcggcggcgggggcctCGAGGCCAAGAGCGGCGGAGAGGGACGAGAGGGATGATCCCATGAGAGGACGGGAGTCgcttcagcagcagcaacagcagcagcaggagctcGTGGCGCAGTATAAGACGGCGTTGGCGGAGCTCACCTTCAATTCGAAGCCTATCATTACCAATCTCACCATCATCGCCGGGGAGAACCTCCACGCTGCCAAGGCGATCGCCGCCACCATCTGTGCCAATGTCCTCGAG GTTCCGAGTGAGCAAAAGTTGCCATCACTTTATCTTCTTGATAGCATTGTGAAGAATATTGGAAGAGATTACATCAGATATTTTGCTGCAAGACTGCCTGAG GTTTTTTGTAAGGCCTATAATCAGGTTGATCCTTCTATACATCCTAGCATGAGGCATCTTTTTGGTACATGGAAAGGAGTGTTTCCTCCTGCACCACTTCAAGCAATCGAGAAAGAGATTGGCTTCCAACCATTGATAAATGGTTCGTCTGGACCTTCAATATCAAGGCCTGATTCTCAGCCTCAGCGGCCGTCCCACAGTATCCATGTTAACCCAAAGTATTTAGAAGCAAGACAGCGTCTTCAGCAATCAACAAAG GGACGGGAAATTGGCAAGGATGACGTAAATACCTCGATTAATTCTGGTGATGCTGTGGAAAGGTCTGATAGGCCAGCTGTAGATGGAAGTACCGGGCGATGGACAGATGTACTGAACAATAGGCCT AATATGCAACATCCTCAAAGAGACCTCTTAAATGATCCCATACATGTGAAAAAAGAAGTTAAAGATGTTAGATGTCCTGATTTTCCCTCTGATATCTCACAGCAGCCAGAGCTGGGAGTTGGAAGGGTTGGCGAGAGGCTTAGAGGGCGAGAAGTGTTTGAGAGACAATTTGGTGGTTTTAATATTGGTGCTTCGGGATCAGAAATCCTAAGAAAGAACAGTTTGGACGTAAATAAGGATTTGAGGGCATCAGTTTCTGTGCGATCTGATGTAAATTTGGAAAGAAGCAGCAGACCATCATCAAAAAACTGGAAAAATACTGAAGAAGAAGAGTTTGTGTGGGGTGATATGAATTCTCAACCAACAGATTATGGAGGTAGTAACATCAGGAGGAAAGGTGATTGGAATGCTGAAAACTCGAATAAGTTAACAGGCTTGCATATGAACAAATGGATGCCTCTGGAGACTGATCATCAAGGGTCCCACTTGAACAAACTTGAAAGCTTTTTTAGAATTGGGAAGAACTCTGGACAGGATGGAAAAGTTCCACTATTTAAG GACCATGAAGACTACCTCTCACATCTTCAAACTAAGTATGCTCCCAATGCGAGAATAGATAGGGAGACTCCTTCACAGTTGCTATCTGAGGGAGGACGTGCCGCTGAAGCTCACACCTTCTTAGAGAGGGTTCCACACGAGGCACCACTTCTGGATAGTGGTTTGGATCATAACAGTGCAAGGTTTCCTAGCAAATCAGAAGAGAGGCCCGTTTCTTATGGTGGCAGTTTGTCTGCGAGCATCAGTTCATCTTTACCTATTTCAGGCTCACTGTCTCATCATACTGTACCATCAAGCTTAGGAAGTTTGACTAATTTAATCTCGAGATCAGGTGACTCATATGGGCAACAGAGGAAGCAATATTTGCATCCTCCGTCTCCATCAGTTCATTCACCCCCATCATCTTCTGTACCCTTTCCACATAAGCCACCAAATAAAGCGGAGCCTGATGCATTTTGGTCCAAGCCCTCTCAAATGGGTCAAAAACCATTTTCTTCTTTCCATTCACAGCTGGGTTCTCCAATGCCATTTCAGCCTCAAAAGACGGTAAAGTTTTCTGGAACTAGTGAGTCAAATAAGACTGCCAATGAAACCTCTGGACAGCCTAGCGCAAGTGATCTATTGGCTGCACTTATGAAGAGTGGACCTAATCCAATAAGCAATCCCCAGAACATAAACATACAGCCTCCCCTGCCAACCGGACCTCCTCCTATCCATGCTCTCTCGTCACATGGAAATAGTGCACCAGCTCCTGTGCCACCCCCAATGAACAACACAGTGCTTCCTCCCTTGCCGCCTGgcccaccaccaccatcatcctTGGTTCGTACGGCCTCCCATATCTCCAACAATAATACTGGTTCTGTAGGAAATCCACTTTCGAGTCTCCTTCGTTCTTTAGTAGCAAAGGGATTAATATCATCACCAGCAACAGAAACGCCTGCTGCAACTATAGCTCAACCTTCCCATAAAGTTCCAAATATTGTTCTTTCAACTTCAACTACAACAGCTGTCCAGCCATTTTCAGCAAAAGAGTCCCCTGCCGAATCAGTTGCTCCAATAGCTGCTGCTTTGTCTCAATCTACTGAAACAAAAATGCAGGTTCTCATAGGCGTTGATTTCAAGTCGGAGATAATGCGAGAATACCATCCCATGGTAATAGAGAGCCTGTTTGATTCCCTTAATCATCAATGTCGAATATGTGGTTTAAGATTCGGGCTTGAAGAGCAGCTTCATGGTCACTTGGAATGGCATGCGTCTAAGAAGTTGATGAGTAATGATTTCAGCAGTGTGACTAGGAAATGGTATGCCGATACAAGCCGTTGGATTGCTGGATCTGTTGAACCACAAATTGGACAGATGAAGCCAACTTCCTCGGGAGACGATGTAGTAGGATCTGTCGAAGAGCAATGTGAAATGATGGTTCCTGCAGATGAGAACCAGATTATTTGTGCATTGTGTGGAGAACCATTTGAAGATGTTTATTCTCATGAAAGAGATGAATGGATGTATAAGGACACAGTTTATTTAAACTTGCCAAGCAACCAAAGTGGTATTAGATATATGGATGTGAATAAAGGACAGGGACCCATCGTGCATGCCAAGTGTATTTCTAGAAGCTCAACCAATGATTTAGAAGTGGGCGACCTTAATAAAGGG CGTGGATGA